The proteins below come from a single Mercenaria mercenaria strain notata chromosome 3, MADL_Memer_1, whole genome shotgun sequence genomic window:
- the LOC123523887 gene encoding uncharacterized protein LOC123523887 codes for MMLRAFLIIFSASLLVAGDHVPTQVDTLDSDSGKGIFHDVFKRLGALESKLRQQADDNAMLRQTVRHLKEENEQLRDQITVLHARDQARDNDMRDLQEQMKVLAARDQERSHEINNLIDSIRQPTGNDGDADQEENKDVTKQPEQKISERITRNIKRRENDRNVAFFSTLGSHLQHLGANQIIAFDQVVTNIGNAYNSHAGDFRAPVSGTYVFSVTLMAYASHATHYRFVQNGTTVARIYVRGTESPFASSSMTAVLQLKQGEDVAIRNVEADEYLHGDHYSTFCGFLLTQDYDGLDIVGK; via the exons ATGATGTTAAGAGcatttttgatcattttttcCGCAAGTTTGCTTGTTGCCGGCGACCATGTTCCCACACAAGTGGATACGCTTGATTCAGATTCAGGTAAAGGCATTTTTCATGATGTTTTCAAGCGTCTGGGAGCACTAGAATCAAAGCTTCGCCAGCAAGCAGACGACAACGCTATGCTACGACAGACTGTGAGGCATCTTAAAGAAGAGAATGAACAACTTAGGGACCAGATAACTGTACTGCATGCACGTGACCAAGCACGTGATAATGATATGCGCGATCTCCAAGAACAGATGAAAGTGTTGGCAGCACGTGACCAGGAACGCAGTCATGAAATAAATAACCTCATTGACTCTATCAGACAGCCTACAGGGAATGATGGAGATGCAGATCAGGAAGAAAACAAAGATGTCACAAAGCAACCAGAACAGAAGATTTCTG AACGTATTACAAGGAACATAAAACGACGGGAAAATGACAGGAACGTTGCTTTTTTCTCCACTCTGGGGTCCCATCTTCAACATCTCGGTGCTAATCAAATTATCGCATTCGATCAAGTTGTAACCAACATAGGCAATGCTTACAACAGCCACGCAGGAGATTTTAGAGCACCTGTCTCCGGAACGTACGTGTTTTCTGTCACGCTAATGGCCTATGCATCTCATGCAACACATTACAGATTTGTTCAAAACGGCACAACCGTAGCCAGAATTTATGTCCGTGGTACAGAATCACCATTCGCAAGTTCAAGTATGACCGCAGTTCTTCAACTAAAGCAAGGGGAGGATGTCGCAATTAGGAACGTGGAAGCAGATGAATATCTGCATGGTGACCACTATAGTACATTTTGTGGCTTTCTCCTCACCCAAGATTACGATGGTCTCGATATTGTTGGAAAGTAG